The genomic DNA TTATCAAGGTTGTTTTCAAGTAGCATAAAATATGCTTGAGTCCTTTAGTCTTTGCCTCTGCTAGAGCAATAAACAAGTTAGCATTAGGGGctttaacatttttctaattaattttgtcAAGCCAGTAGCCGCAGTGCAAGCCACCATGAAGAATTTCATAGCTACTATTGTCTGTGGAGGATGAGAACAAATTATTGTATGAATTTGTATCAGAAGTAAGCTCATGTGTTCTAAACTTCCCCCTCTGCCATGATTTGGTCCTTGCTCTTTAGCAAACCTCAGCAAACTGGCTCTTCcactgctccttctcctgggTGCTGTGTTTCCTCCTTGCACACATTGTGAGCTGCTTGCAGCTCTCCTGATAGCATCAGTTACGTTTTCTTTGCCCACAATAGCGTAACTAGTAATTGGCTCCACAAGGATCTCCCTGTACAGGCAAAAGCTTAACTTAAAGCCTGCTGGGAGCAAGTGAGgctaaaaaataaatgctgccAGTGTTGATTTGTTTCtcaactttttttctccctagaaTGCTAATAATGTGTTTAAAAACTTGGTCCCTATTTACTCCAAGAGTGTAAATCACCATGGAAATATTTGGATGCATATAAACAGTTGAGTTGTTAATTTTGAATTGAAAAATTTGCAGTCCTGAAGAGCAACAAGCCCAAAAGGTGCTTGGTTTGAACCTCTTCACTGTGAGTTACTGATGCATTTCAGTGGAAACTACCTCAACAAGACTTCTTATTCTACACATAtgttttttttgtcctttgtcacaattttaaaatgtattaaatttcCAATTGCtcctttttcctgaaatttgCGAGTGTGGAGTTGGCTACAAGTACAACCCTGATCTTAAAACATTGAAactgggctgcatcaaaagccTCTCCTCTGAGGACAGACTGAGAGAGGGCTGGGATTGTTCACCCTGGAGAAAAAATGACTCTGGGGAGATCTTTGAGTCCTGTACCTAAAGtggctccaagagagctggagagggactatGGACAGGGGCCTGgagtgacaagacaaggggaATGGTTTCtactgacagagggcagggttaggtggtttttgggaaggaattcttcccagTGAGGttgctgaggccctggcacaggttgcccaggggagctgtgggtgccccatccctgggagtgtccaaggctggaTGTccaaggttggatggggcttgaagcaacctggtctagtggaaggtgtccctgcccatggcaggagaattggaatgagatggtctttaaggtcacttccagcacaaaccattctataacTCTATGAAACTTCAGGGATTTTTTGTCTACTTGATAGTAAAACTTCTCTAAAAATACCATTATCAGAAGTGCTATTAGGTGtatgaatatttttagtttattttttggGTCTTCCCTTAGCCTTAGAGTTCTATAATATGTTTGGGGAAGTATTTTAATGCCTTTGGAAGATGATCCAAATGTGTTAAGGTTTGGTTTGCTGTTTGCTTCTGCTAGGTCCTGTGAAAAAGGGCAAAGAGCAAAACACGGAGCGCAGCTTTTTTCTCAGAATGAAGTGTACACTGACTAGCAGGGGAAGAACAGTGAATATAAAGTCTGCTACTTGGAAGGTAACTAATGCAAAGGAATATTTGCATAGTTTGGCAGCTTCCTCTTCAAATGTCATAATACTGTATTTCAACATTTTTGCTTCATGTAATGAGCTTGAATTTCACTAAGTActttataatttaataattgTGCTTcattttgctgaattttaatgCTGAATACATCACAGAGGtaactgaaacattttaaaatcagtttttcaaaactcatttaatgaattttccattttaaattagAGGTCATTTACTTACAAACAATTATAATTACCAAATACGTTTGCATAAAgccttctctgggaaaaaagtACTTGACATCACTTATGCTGATCCCTGATTTCTTTTGATTTGTCACTGAAAATGTGATAGTTGAGGTCTCTGAAGGACTTCAGTGCCATTCTTTTGAAGCTGCTGGCTCTCCCTTTGTAACAGTTGGAACAAAAAGGGGCCAGCCTGATAACTTTCTGCAGTGAAtgcattttctcctctggaCAAAGTAACCTTTTACTGTATCCAGTGGATTATGGCTCACAGTTCTCTTTTATGATTTGAATTTGATTATTCTGGATCAAACAACTTCTTTGCTGCTGTCTGTGAActatttctgcttcagaatggttaaaagaaaaccccacaaaatgcAGAAGTTCCTGTTGAAGAATGTATTTGATCTCCGTCATCACCTCTGCAGAATAGCTAAAATGGGGATTATTGTATTATCATAACTTTCAGATTTAAATTGTGAATACCTTttgctgaggcagctgctcatCAGAGTTGTCATTACCGTGACTAAAAGAAGAGttcacagaaaagcagccaTGTCTGGTGTTGCTTCAGCCAGTGCTGAGGGAGGAGTTGGGCTGTGAACCCACCCCAGGATGTgtggggtgaggaggaggaCACTGCTCTCCTCCAGCCATCCCTTGTCACTGTCCCCTTGAGGGATGGGGTGGGGAAGAACTTGGCTCTGGGCGTGCTGGTGGAAATAGGATTGTGTTTGCTGACTGACCAAATCTCATCTCTTTCTAAAATCCAACTCTGCTGTAGGTGCTGCACTGCACTGGCCACATCCGTGTGTACGACACGTGTGGGAACCAGACTCACTGTGGGTACAAAAAGCCTCCCATGACCTGCCTGGTGTTGATTTGTGAACCTATTCCTCACCCATCAAACATTGAGGTCCCCTTGGACAGTAAAACGTTCCTCAGTCGTCACAGTCTTGATATGAAATTTTCCTATTGTGATGAAAGGTAATATATATGATTTATACTATAAAAATGGTGCATGTTGGCTAATGTTTGCCTTCTCAATAACTTAATGCATCTTGACAATGCAATCATTGGTGGCGTACTTGGGTTTTTCCTAACTGCTGCCCCATCTTTGGAACAGGAGGGTCTtgaaggtgccttccaacccaagccattcaATGAATAAATCCTTTGCCTTCAGTTAATTACCTCTTCAAATTGGTCTTTACTATAGTGGCAGTGATTTAAATTGAAATGTGAAGATACTCCCAGACACtgaaaaaagcaggattttagGCTTGTTGAAGATGGGGCATTTTGGTGACTGAAAAGAGTGTGTGCAGTACTTGTCAGATGCATTTTATTGCTActgcttccttcctctctcccttccttggGAGATCAGTGTCTGCTTTCTTCTGTCAAAAACCCCAGACCTTCAGCCGTACTTACAGTGCAATACATCTGCTGTTGAAAAATGAGCTTTTAGTGCAAATCAGGGGTGTAGTCAGACACATAAGACTGATTTTCCTATCCTCTGGGAACTTAGCTTGATAAATTTGATAAATGCAAATGAAGGAAATAGTCAACtcaaggttttttgtttgggggtggattatttggtatttttgtttggtttcaaTTTGGTGTCATTTGTTACTACCTATTTCCTTTACTTATAACAAAAATGAATTTCTAGTAAGTTAGTTGCAGAAGGAGGTTGATGCAGTTAGATGGAGAAAGAGGTTGATAGGTAATTTCTGACCTCTGCAATAACAACCTTTCTAGGACTGATGGTGTCACATGAAAGGTTCTTACTTGGTCACATTCTGAGTCTAGAACAGGGGCAAAATACAAGCACTTCCCTGGTTAGCACTGCCCTCTAGAGACTAACGAAATCTCATTTGCCTTAAAAGCAGGCAGTGCTTGAGTGGGAAGAGTAAATCTGATTCCTAAATTCTCTTAGTTGCAGGATGAAAACTGTTGAAATGTATGTTTGTTATACTGTTAGATTTTCATATTTGCTAAGCTGGTCTGTAAGTAGCTGGTCTACcttgaagcaaaaagaaaaaatgtcttaaGAAGTCAGGATTTGTTTAATCCTATCCACACTACATGATTTATAAATACTCAGTGAGAAGTAAAATCCTATGCCTGCCGAAATTTCTCTTGTAAAGAAGCATCAGATTagcaatttatttcaaaatgaaaagtcCCAGTAACCCAAATTTGCTGCTGATACGTGTGGAAGTGATTCTTAAGGTTTTCCTAGATGTTGTGCAAGCATTCCAAATGCTCTGGTATTTGTGCTGGCCTGTGTCTGCTTTCAAGTAgcaattttttcccttgttttaaAGAATTACAGAGTTGATGGGTTACGAGCCAGAGGAGCTCCTGGGTCGCTCAATCTATGAGTACTATCACGCACTGGATTCTGATCATCTGACCAAAACACACCATGACAGTAagtgaaaactgaatttaaagcCTTCAAACTACAGGAGATGAGAGACATCCCtgggggaaagcagcagaagaacGAGGGCTTTCTTTTAGTTGCAGATATGAATCTGCAATGAATACTGACCTCAAACAGTTCTGGGGGATTTTTGCCTGTAATTAAAGCTGgtgttctttctgcttttagtgTTCACAAAAGGGCAGGTGACAACAGGACAGTACAGAATGCTGGCCAAACAAGGTGGCTATGTCTGGGTTGAAACTCAAGCAACTGTTATATACAACACTAAGAATTCTCAGCCACAGTGCATAGTGTGTGTGAACTATGTGTTGAGGTAAGTTGAGTGGACTTCAGTGTTCTTTGTAATCATTTTTACTGAAGACCAAGTCAGATTCTGATGGCACTGATTCCCTGCTGAGTATATTATAATGTTATTGTTCCCTACCAGTGAAATAGAATATTTCTTACAATACTGCCAGTCCTAGGATTAGtaattgtatttgaaaataaaatgcttttctggtCCAGTGATGTCAGTAGATGATCTCTGCAGGCAAATGAGTGTAGAACCAGCCTCTTCTGTCTGATTGGAAGCGCTTGAGGATTTGTGTGCGTTTTAGACAGCTCTCTAATCTTTATCCCAAGTCTGGAGCAGTTAATTTCACTAATAACTTTGGTAGGAGTCAGAGCAGCAGTAGTGGTGTTGTTCTCAAGCCAtctaactttttctttctttgaactCCTCTTTTAATTGAAAGCTTCAGCTGAGGGCAGACTGGTTGACTATTCTTCTGCAAATGTCCAATAGTCCTAAATTAGTTTTTCAAAACTTCAGTGAATGTCCCGATATAAATCTATCAAGATGTTGCACATTcgtttaaaacaaagaaaagtagTTTAGGAAATATCtaacttcttcctttttttaaaaaaaatattttttcttttcaatgctttcagaaaagcatatttatgttgttacatttttataattGTACCACAATTAGTGCTTATTTTGTCTGTTACTTCTGAGGAGAGAATGAgttacaaaaaaccaaattcttAAAGCTCTTATCATGGTAATTTTGTGGGATATGTgtggtggggtgttttttgttggttcGGGGTTTTTGGGTGGGGAGAATGGGTGGGTTTCAACCTACAAAACTGTTAAGCCAGAACTTACTCCTTTTAGCTGTTCTTTAACAATCATCTTCCTCTCTGTCTGACAGTGGAATTGTTCAGAAGgacttaattttttcccttggacAAACTGAGTGTATGCTGAAACCAGTGGAGTCTCCTGACATGAAAATGACCAAAATATTCAGTAAAGATGACCTGGAGGATACTAACAGCCTATTTGAAAAACTTAAACAGGAACCAGATGCTTTAACTGTGCTGgccccagctgctggagacacAATTATCTCTCTAGATTTCAGCAGTAATGGTGGGTGTGTGTTTAAATTGGAGAGCATGTAATTAACAAAGTTACTGTTTTATAGTAGATTTTATAAAATAACCTCCCAGTACCACTTGCCGAGTGgtatttcagctgctgtttaaGTTTAATGAGGTCCGTAGACACACAGAGTACTGTTACTTAGGTTGAtggtttcttttaatttttatagaGTCTGATGAACAACAATGTGATGAAGTTCCTTTGTATAATGATGTAATGCTCCCCTCATCCAGTGAGAAATTGCAGAATATAAATATGGCAATGTCCCCACTACCTGCCTCTGAAACTACAAAGCCACTTCGTAGCAATGCTGATCCTGCACTCAATAGAGAAGTTGTATCAAAGCTGGAGCCAAACACAGAGCCACTCGAACTTTCTTTTACCATGCCTCAGGTGCAAGAGCAACCAACCAGCCCTTCTGATGCAAGTACCAGCCAAAGTTCACCTGAGGTGAGTTTCATAATTTGGATATGCTGTCATTAAAATGGATGTGCTGTTGGGGCTTGTGGGGCAGATCTGGTTAAGGATGCAGGACAGGAATTGGAAATTATTTCTACCTTATGACTTAAGCTCACGCCATGATCTGTAGAAACTGATAAGTTGTTGTATCTTTTCATTAAAGTGAGTCTTATATATTGAATCTATGTAATGCTATCTGATAGAAATAAGCAGAGCTTGAGATTGGTGTTTTTCATTCAGTTGGTTCAGACACAACTTCCCTAAACAGCAAAGTAGTTGCAGTAAATTACTGTAGAGATTACTTCCAGGTTTCAACTAAGCAAGTGCTTCCCTGGTGGGGAAAATTTGAATATATAGAGATAAATGtaagtgttttcctttcccattttaattttgtgcagCTACAGCTTGGGATTAGTTTCCACATTAGAATTTTTGCAGAGAATCTGTAGGTAACAATGCCAAGTGATGCAATGACAGAAACCTAAAACTATgttcaaaatgttttcacagCCCAGTAGTCCCAATGATTACTGCTTTGATGTGGATAATGATATGGCCAGTGAATTCAAACTGGAATTAGTGGAAAAACTCTTTGCCATAGATACAGAAGCAAAAAATCCATTCTCTACTCAGGTAATGTACAGTAACTTAAAATTCTTTATCATCTTATTCTGAGTGtacttcttttcccttttagaATGTTTTCAGGAACCTCCTTCTCTTTTTATGTAATATTTTGATTAAtgtctaaaataataaaaatttggATGGATTCGGTAAAAGGAAAAGCCTTGAAGTCACAGCTGAGGTTTCTTCCACACTGATAAGTTCCACCTCTTGTCTCTTCCAGGAAACAGATTTAGATTTAGAGATGTTGGCTCCTTACATCCCGATGGACGACGACTTCCAGCTGCGCTCCTTCGATCAGCTGTCCCcgctggaaagcagcagctcctccagctcgCAGGGCGCAGCCACCACCATCACCATATTCCAGCCGGGTcaggcggcggcgggcggcgctgAGGAGGCGAAGCCGGCGGAGCGCGCGGACGATGTGAAGACCATCGTGGTCCCCTCCTCggagcccagcagtgcccccGCCTCGCCCTACGGTGAGAGCAGGAGTCGAACTGCCTCGCCcatcagagcagggaaagcagcGGTGGATCAGGTGGAAAAGCCTTCTCCAGGAGCACCCAGCTTGCTAACAGTCACTCTgaataaaaggtattttaaaagtgCAGCTTAAGCCCTGGTGTCATTTGAGGAATTAGCTGTGATTTCTGCCAGCTTGTTGTGTGTTCATTCTCAGCGCTCTTCAGAGTAGAAATTGAGACGTTTAAATTTGGCTGTGTCAAATgagtctcttttttttaatagtaaacTCCCTTAAAGTTAATTTCATGGTAGCTTTTACCTAAGCACCTCATGTAAAAGCCAGCTATTgtaaaaattctgttctgttcttgtACCTGATGTGCAGCCTTTATGAAAATGCAGTAGGCAAATTAGGTAGTTACACCCACACAATGTTTCTGGTGCTTTCCCTGTCCACTGTGTTAGAGGTAAGAGGCAGCTACAGTCTGTGCTACAGATACTGCAGATATCAGATATACAGTTTCTCTAAGCAATAGGTATTGCTTTTCAAACTAAATGTGTTTTGTGATGGACTGTAGTGCCTATAGCAGATATTTATCACAAATAGAAAACTATATTAAGTCAAACATGAGATTTGTGATATGTAAAAGATTTATCTGTATGTAGAAATATTCAGAGTAGACTTTCCCTCACCCTCCCTCCCCTTCTTTCTGTTGAAAGTGGGCTGCTGAacttttatgccttttttttctgcagatttaaaaatttttgttaaaactCATTCTGAGCTTCACAGCAAGATTAAAGGCTAACATTTGCTATGCTCATAGAAAATGATTGTTGAAATAAGTCAATTTATGAACAAAAAGTAGTGGAGTTCATAAATTCAGTTCTGTAATGTTGTATATATAAGTGTCCATGGAAGAAGAATGGCTTGAGGAAAGCAGAAACGTCTTAACAGCCTGAATCAATTTTTCTTAGATCTACTGCACTGGATGAAGAACTAAATCCAAAGATGCTAGCTTTGCATAATGCTCAGAGAAAACGAAAAATGGAACATGATGGTTCACTTTTTCAGG from Sylvia atricapilla isolate bSylAtr1 chromosome 6, bSylAtr1.pri, whole genome shotgun sequence includes the following:
- the HIF1A gene encoding hypoxia-inducible factor 1-alpha isoform X2 — protein: MAQENRISSERRKEKSRDAARCRRSKESEVFYELAHQLPLPHTVSAHLDKASIMRLTISYLRMRKLLDAGELETEAKMEKELNCFYLKALDGFVMVLSEDGDMIYMSENVNKCMGLTQFELTGHSVFDFTHPCDHEELREMLTHRNGPVKKGKEQNTERSFFLRMKCTLTSRGRTVNIKSATWKVLHCTGHIRVYDTCGNQTHCGYKKPPMTCLVLICEPIPHPSNIEVPLDSKTFLSRHSLDMKFSYCDERITELMGYEPEELLGRSIYEYYHALDSDHLTKTHHDMFTKGQVTTGQYRMLAKQGGYVWVETQATVIYNTKNSQPQCIVCVNYVLSGIVQKDLIFSLGQTECMLKPVESPDMKMTKIFSKDDLEDTNSLFEKLKQEPDALTVLAPAAGDTIISLDFSSNESDEQQCDEVPLYNDVMLPSSSEKLQNINMAMSPLPASETTKPLRSNADPALNREVVSKLEPNTEPLELSFTMPQVQEQPTSPSDASTSQSSPEPSSPNDYCFDVDNDMASEFKLELVEKLFAIDTEAKNPFSTQETDLDLEMLAPYIPMDDDFQLRSFDQLSPLESSSSSSSQGAATTITIFQPGQAAAGGAEEAKPAERADDVKTIVVPSSEPSSAPASPYGESRSRTASPIRAGKAAVDQVEKPSPGAPSLLTVTLNKRSTALDEELNPKMLALHNAQRKRKMEHDGSLFQAVGIGSLFQQTGDRGGNASLAWKRVKGCKTNGHSGVEQKTIILLSTDIASKLLGQSMDESGLPQLTSYDCEVNAPIQGNRNLLQGEELLRALDQVN
- the HIF1A gene encoding hypoxia-inducible factor 1-alpha isoform X1, whose amino-acid sequence is MDSPGGVTDKKRISSERRKEKSRDAARCRRSKESEVFYELAHQLPLPHTVSAHLDKASIMRLTISYLRMRKLLDAGELETEAKMEKELNCFYLKALDGFVMVLSEDGDMIYMSENVNKCMGLTQFELTGHSVFDFTHPCDHEELREMLTHRNGPVKKGKEQNTERSFFLRMKCTLTSRGRTVNIKSATWKVLHCTGHIRVYDTCGNQTHCGYKKPPMTCLVLICEPIPHPSNIEVPLDSKTFLSRHSLDMKFSYCDERITELMGYEPEELLGRSIYEYYHALDSDHLTKTHHDMFTKGQVTTGQYRMLAKQGGYVWVETQATVIYNTKNSQPQCIVCVNYVLSGIVQKDLIFSLGQTECMLKPVESPDMKMTKIFSKDDLEDTNSLFEKLKQEPDALTVLAPAAGDTIISLDFSSNESDEQQCDEVPLYNDVMLPSSSEKLQNINMAMSPLPASETTKPLRSNADPALNREVVSKLEPNTEPLELSFTMPQVQEQPTSPSDASTSQSSPEPSSPNDYCFDVDNDMASEFKLELVEKLFAIDTEAKNPFSTQETDLDLEMLAPYIPMDDDFQLRSFDQLSPLESSSSSSSQGAATTITIFQPGQAAAGGAEEAKPAERADDVKTIVVPSSEPSSAPASPYGESRSRTASPIRAGKAAVDQVEKPSPGAPSLLTVTLNKRSTALDEELNPKMLALHNAQRKRKMEHDGSLFQAVGIGSLFQQTGDRGGNASLAWKRVKGCKTNGHSGVEQKTIILLSTDIASKLLGQSMDESGLPQLTSYDCEVNAPIQGNRNLLQGEELLRALDQVN